One region of Metallosphaera sedula DSM 5348 genomic DNA includes:
- a CDS encoding acyl-CoA dehydrogenase family protein: MNEITSLLNVGEDVSLLLESLREMMAKYPEKYWGDLDLKEEFPSSFLHDFMSLGFGNVLFPREFGGGGLGVLDASLLLREINLLGGNAYFVHGQYYNAVLLNRCAQESLKRRYYPEIVENNLKVLSLALTEPEVGSDTTKIKTTAQKEGNRFLINGHKIFISRVDKTDFLIVVARTEPYSRERKSHGITMFLVDMRDLRGRIEMRRIRTMANTDAYELFIENLEVPDTNVIGEVDQGFQCLLSCLNAERIMIASEMIGNAEYFLERGTEYARTREVFDRPIGQNQGVQFPLAQGFADLVTSALALKYAGELYDSNADNRVVGTYANIAKYKASETAWFLGNVVMDVFGGLGYARDTGIERKLRETRLFLVAPVSRNLILADLAHNALKLPRSF; the protein is encoded by the coding sequence ATGAATGAGATAACGTCTCTCCTAAACGTTGGGGAGGACGTGTCCCTTCTCCTCGAGTCCCTCAGGGAAATGATGGCCAAGTACCCGGAGAAATACTGGGGAGATCTCGATCTCAAGGAGGAGTTCCCCTCGTCCTTTCTACACGACTTCATGAGTCTAGGTTTCGGAAACGTTCTCTTTCCCAGGGAGTTTGGCGGTGGGGGGCTTGGGGTACTAGATGCCTCCCTACTCCTGAGGGAGATCAACTTGTTGGGGGGAAACGCCTATTTCGTTCACGGTCAATACTACAACGCGGTCCTCCTTAACAGGTGTGCCCAGGAATCGCTGAAGAGGAGGTATTACCCCGAGATCGTGGAGAACAACCTGAAGGTGCTTAGCCTTGCCCTCACTGAACCAGAAGTCGGCTCGGACACAACGAAGATTAAGACCACGGCACAGAAAGAGGGAAATCGCTTCCTGATCAACGGCCACAAGATCTTCATTTCCAGGGTTGATAAGACGGACTTCTTGATCGTGGTTGCGAGGACCGAACCCTACTCTCGAGAGAGGAAGTCCCATGGAATTACCATGTTCCTCGTGGACATGAGAGATTTGAGGGGAAGGATTGAGATGAGGAGGATAAGGACCATGGCCAACACTGACGCATACGAGCTATTCATAGAGAACCTCGAGGTTCCAGATACCAACGTGATAGGGGAGGTGGATCAAGGATTCCAATGCCTTCTATCCTGCCTGAACGCCGAGAGGATCATGATAGCATCTGAAATGATAGGAAATGCGGAGTATTTCCTAGAGAGGGGGACAGAATACGCTAGAACGAGAGAGGTGTTTGATAGACCCATTGGACAAAACCAGGGAGTACAGTTCCCGCTAGCCCAGGGCTTCGCTGACCTCGTAACGTCAGCTCTCGCCCTGAAATACGCAGGAGAGCTTTATGACTCCAACGCTGATAATAGGGTTGTTGGGACTTACGCCAACATTGCAAAGTACAAGGCAAGTGAGACCGCGTGGTTCCTTGGAAACGTGGTCATGGACGTGTTCGGTGGGCTTGGATATGCTAGGGACACTGGGATAGAGAGGAAATTGAGGGAGACCAGACTTTTCCTTGTTGCCCCTGTGTCCAGAAACCTGATACTTGCGGACCTGGCGCATAACGCCCTCAAGCTACCCAGATCCTTTTAG
- a CDS encoding metal-dependent hydrolase family protein produces the protein MLKFSGKIFDGTKLIEGTVLVEGNQIVEVEEGKMESDSTKGFIIPGMIDAHLHFFGVHEDNVMSWNLVNEIDVAIRSTRDMERLLRSGFTTVRDLGSKVATRLSNLERSGEIIGPRVIASGYSLAITGGDDDPRDLPLEMAQKLSYSFYCDSPYECRKAVRLAVRQGAGVIKVYASGAFSQGGKILPGLGPYELKSIVEESHRFGLKVASHAYGREAILNSVEAGVDTIEHGLGLDKDTASMMLDRGTCYIPTLATYEIPFHVANPEVRRYREEAVSRHMKEDVKLAKSVGLKIATGTDYVGSDARPHGKNYREAVLLSQFMGNDEVLASTTSVAAECLGIRAGRIEKGYLADLVVLRNDPLQNVENLSPENVLYVVKDGKMYRGVGRED, from the coding sequence ATGTTAAAATTTAGCGGTAAAATTTTCGACGGGACTAAACTCATTGAGGGGACAGTCTTGGTTGAGGGTAATCAAATCGTTGAGGTCGAGGAGGGAAAGATGGAGAGTGACTCCACGAAGGGTTTCATCATCCCTGGAATGATTGATGCCCACCTCCACTTCTTCGGAGTTCATGAGGACAACGTAATGTCTTGGAACCTCGTGAACGAGATCGACGTGGCCATTAGGAGCACCAGGGATATGGAGAGACTTCTTAGGTCAGGGTTTACAACGGTCAGGGATCTGGGAAGTAAGGTGGCAACTAGGCTCTCCAACCTGGAGAGATCTGGGGAGATCATAGGCCCTAGAGTAATAGCCTCAGGTTACTCCTTGGCCATCACGGGAGGAGACGACGATCCGCGGGATTTGCCCCTTGAGATGGCACAAAAGCTGTCGTACTCCTTCTATTGTGATTCTCCCTATGAGTGCAGGAAGGCCGTGAGGTTAGCCGTGAGGCAGGGAGCTGGAGTCATAAAGGTCTACGCCTCGGGAGCGTTTTCCCAGGGCGGAAAGATCCTTCCAGGGCTGGGACCATACGAGCTGAAATCCATCGTGGAGGAGTCTCATAGGTTTGGGCTTAAGGTAGCGTCCCACGCCTATGGAAGGGAGGCAATCCTCAACTCAGTTGAGGCAGGAGTGGACACCATTGAACACGGGCTTGGCCTCGATAAGGACACGGCATCCATGATGTTAGACAGGGGGACATGTTATATCCCTACCCTAGCTACGTATGAGATCCCATTTCACGTGGCAAACCCAGAGGTAAGGAGATACAGGGAAGAGGCGGTCTCAAGGCATATGAAGGAAGACGTTAAGTTAGCCAAGTCCGTGGGACTTAAGATCGCCACCGGGACGGATTACGTGGGTTCAGATGCTAGACCACATGGCAAAAATTACAGGGAAGCGGTCCTCCTCTCGCAGTTCATGGGAAACGACGAAGTTCTTGCATCAACAACTTCCGTGGCGGCGGAGTGTCTGGGAATAAGGGCTGGTAGGATAGAGAAGGGATATCTGGCAGACCTCGTGGTTCTGAGGAATGATCCTCTCCAGAACGTGGAGAACCTTTCGCCCGAGAACGTGCTTTACGTCGTTAAGGACGGGAAAATGTATCGAGGAGTAGGAAGGGAGGACTAA
- a CDS encoding helix-turn-helix domain-containing protein, producing MYSRYPLKLVTVDLLHEGCWTSFLDNKVQVIAHHSNGRVMRDLVVGKPESFKVIKRLDRSTRINSISNVSYLDDGRVLVDMMLDYRNSVFSLLDASNLFVVEPTIVYGNEIWSFLAYEHQVNEIIRELRGITRVNEVRVQDFDGLELSEEELEVLSTALEMGYFNVPREANLKDVARATGKSVNAVAYSLRNGERKIIRGITELLKRWRYLPKTW from the coding sequence ATGTACTCTAGATATCCCCTGAAGCTTGTTACCGTAGACTTGTTGCATGAGGGTTGCTGGACAAGTTTCCTTGATAACAAGGTTCAGGTCATAGCCCATCACAGTAACGGACGTGTAATGAGAGACCTAGTGGTCGGTAAACCTGAAAGTTTTAAGGTCATTAAGCGATTGGATAGATCAACGCGAATAAACTCCATATCAAACGTGAGTTACCTTGATGACGGGAGAGTCCTCGTTGACATGATGCTAGATTACAGAAATTCTGTATTCTCCTTGCTGGACGCCAGCAATCTCTTCGTCGTGGAACCAACCATAGTTTACGGTAATGAGATCTGGAGCTTTCTCGCCTACGAGCACCAGGTTAATGAGATCATACGTGAACTTCGTGGAATAACTAGGGTAAACGAGGTTAGAGTACAGGACTTCGATGGACTGGAACTCAGTGAGGAGGAGCTGGAAGTCCTTTCAACTGCCCTCGAAATGGGATATTTCAACGTGCCTAGAGAAGCTAACTTAAAGGACGTGGCTAGGGCCACAGGGAAATCGGTGAACGCGGTGGCTTACTCCTTGAGGAATGGAGAGAGGAAAATAATACGGGGAATTACGGAGTTGCTGAAAAGATGGAGATACCTGCCCAAAACTTGGTGA
- a CDS encoding AMP-binding protein — MDIFEAISNETRRRIIQSLSTPKTFSELANELGLDSPSLSFHLRKLGGLVTKNGDGTYRLTDDGVKALNLLSTISSGDTRLFPIVVEHLNYVKIDDELLVKLRNEGRKLVVRKVKNLDLSEVNSSLLNEVLEVIENVDNLSCSNDTLSLIKDRIKGKYNLLIADQEKLPNETKHENPSPESLLTSFLSYTISKLPVLSNLHVVYDDQIPLSNTLEINLSGGLSNSRRTYTYEDFARRVRKTVTFLKQNGLEGKNVASIAWNTSRHLELYFAVPLSGGVLHTVNVRFHPREMDYVVEEMQDSAVFMDEDIEASLNVKTFRLNESYDEIIDSQEPAQELPDLEEKRGAVSCFTSGTTGKPKGVIYSHRSIFIHSLSLLAGDVLGLSSNDVVMDVVPMFHISGWDIPFASLMTGAKLVLPGIRPKPRDLVELIKEEGVTLAAGAPTVWIDVMNYVEKEREDLGKLRTVVMGGAEPPKGLMERMRKLGVRTYHAWGMTETEAIATVNRSDDLNVLTKQGYPIFGFEISLLDPAGRELPWDGKTMGELAVRGAFVTGRYFKGEAKFTWFRTGDIAVVDPDGNVKVVDRQKDLIKSGGEWISSVQLENAIMSFHKVSEAVVVGVHDERWGERPVALVVPKEPTTPQEVVEYLKSLNAFPNWWIPDRIIFVDSIPKTSTGKLDKKVVREEVKKLLQSP; from the coding sequence ATGGATATATTCGAAGCCATATCAAATGAGACGAGAAGGAGGATAATCCAGTCACTATCGACTCCGAAAACCTTCTCTGAGTTGGCGAACGAGCTGGGGTTGGACAGTCCTAGTCTCTCCTTTCACCTCCGTAAGCTTGGCGGGCTAGTCACTAAAAATGGAGATGGAACTTATCGCCTGACCGATGATGGAGTAAAGGCATTGAACCTGTTGTCCACGATAAGTTCTGGGGATACTCGCCTCTTTCCCATTGTCGTGGAACACTTGAATTACGTGAAGATTGACGATGAACTTCTGGTTAAGCTCAGAAATGAAGGTAGAAAGTTAGTAGTCAGAAAGGTTAAGAACCTGGACCTGTCTGAGGTAAATTCCTCATTACTTAATGAGGTCCTGGAAGTCATAGAGAACGTGGACAATCTGTCGTGTTCCAATGACACGCTCTCACTAATTAAGGACAGAATTAAGGGAAAGTATAACTTGTTGATAGCAGACCAAGAGAAGTTACCAAACGAGACCAAACACGAAAACCCCTCTCCCGAATCCTTATTGACCAGCTTTCTCTCCTATACTATCTCGAAATTACCTGTCCTGAGTAATTTGCACGTAGTCTATGATGATCAAATTCCCCTCTCTAACACCCTTGAAATAAACTTGAGTGGGGGATTATCCAACTCCAGGAGAACTTACACTTACGAGGACTTTGCTAGGAGGGTGAGGAAGACCGTAACTTTCCTTAAGCAAAACGGGCTCGAGGGGAAGAACGTTGCATCAATTGCCTGGAACACAAGCAGACATCTGGAACTCTATTTCGCAGTACCTCTCAGTGGTGGAGTCCTTCACACGGTAAACGTGAGGTTTCACCCAAGGGAAATGGATTACGTCGTCGAAGAGATGCAGGACTCCGCAGTTTTCATGGATGAGGACATAGAGGCATCACTCAACGTGAAAACCTTCAGGCTGAATGAGTCCTACGACGAGATAATTGATTCGCAGGAGCCGGCGCAGGAACTTCCCGATCTTGAGGAAAAGAGGGGTGCCGTAAGCTGTTTCACCTCAGGCACCACGGGTAAACCGAAGGGAGTGATCTACAGCCACAGGAGCATTTTCATCCACTCCCTTTCCCTGCTGGCAGGTGACGTTCTGGGTCTCTCCTCGAACGACGTGGTCATGGACGTTGTACCCATGTTTCACATATCAGGGTGGGACATACCCTTCGCCTCTCTCATGACTGGAGCAAAACTGGTTCTTCCTGGAATTAGACCCAAGCCCAGGGACCTGGTGGAACTCATCAAGGAAGAAGGGGTCACCCTGGCAGCCGGTGCCCCCACTGTCTGGATTGACGTCATGAACTACGTGGAGAAGGAGAGGGAGGACCTAGGTAAGCTCAGGACGGTGGTGATGGGTGGGGCTGAGCCACCCAAGGGATTGATGGAGAGAATGAGAAAGCTGGGCGTTAGGACCTACCACGCCTGGGGGATGACCGAGACCGAGGCCATAGCGACGGTGAATAGGAGCGATGATCTTAACGTCCTGACCAAACAGGGTTACCCCATCTTCGGGTTTGAGATATCCCTCCTGGACCCAGCTGGGAGGGAGTTACCCTGGGATGGGAAAACCATGGGCGAGCTTGCCGTTCGAGGTGCGTTCGTTACGGGTAGATACTTCAAGGGGGAGGCAAAGTTCACATGGTTCAGGACAGGTGACATTGCCGTCGTGGACCCCGACGGAAACGTGAAGGTCGTGGATAGGCAGAAGGACCTGATCAAGAGCGGGGGAGAGTGGATCAGTAGCGTCCAGCTCGAGAACGCGATCATGTCCTTCCATAAGGTTTCAGAGGCTGTGGTTGTGGGAGTTCATGACGAAAGGTGGGGAGAGAGGCCTGTCGCCCTAGTAGTCCCCAAGGAGCCCACTACCCCACAGGAAGTTGTGGAATACCTCAAGTCCTTGAACGCCTTTCCCAACTGGTGGATTCCCGACAGGATAATCTTCGTGGACTCCATTCCCAAGACGAGCACGGGCAAACTAGACAAGAAGGTGGTAAGGGAAGAGGTCAAAAAACTCCTACAGAGCCCTTGA
- the bluB gene encoding 5,6-dimethylbenzimidazole synthase → MDIYEAIKGRRDVRSYFKPDPIPHEVLSKILLAAHLAPSVGYSQPWTFIIIKDPNIKRKVKDEVERQRTGYRELLDEKRRALFDTIKIEGIMEAPINLAVTADCSRFGPHVLGRITMPETCQYSVVLAIENLWLAARAENVGVGWVSFLDKEKVKGLLEIPRDIDLVAYLTMGYVTSFPERPELEQRGWNSRLPLSEIVFQDAWGKRPDPDLIRILNETKLE, encoded by the coding sequence ATGGACATCTACGAAGCAATTAAGGGAAGGAGAGACGTAAGAAGTTATTTTAAACCAGATCCGATACCACACGAGGTCCTTTCCAAGATCCTCCTAGCTGCTCATCTAGCTCCGTCTGTGGGTTATTCTCAACCGTGGACTTTCATCATAATAAAGGATCCAAACATCAAGAGGAAAGTGAAGGATGAGGTAGAAAGACAAAGAACTGGATATAGGGAACTACTCGACGAGAAGAGGAGAGCACTCTTCGATACCATCAAAATAGAGGGAATAATGGAGGCCCCCATAAATCTAGCAGTGACTGCTGACTGTTCGAGATTCGGTCCACACGTCCTAGGCAGGATAACCATGCCAGAAACGTGTCAGTATAGCGTTGTACTCGCAATTGAAAACCTTTGGCTGGCAGCTAGGGCAGAGAATGTTGGTGTTGGGTGGGTGAGCTTCCTTGATAAAGAGAAGGTAAAAGGCCTACTTGAAATTCCAAGGGATATTGATCTCGTCGCCTACCTTACCATGGGATATGTGACCTCTTTCCCGGAAAGACCAGAGCTGGAGCAGAGAGGCTGGAATAGCAGACTTCCCCTATCCGAGATAGTATTTCAAGACGCCTGGGGTAAGAGACCAGATCCGGACCTTATCAGGATCCTGAACGAAACGAAACTGGAGTGA
- a CDS encoding mechanosensitive ion channel family protein: MIIAQAQTISQSLSQLGTEFVNAIPSIILFVIIVIIEYVVAQIVAGVIRRILPRIMTGPSSAISTDLVPGVVKALIILLALAVAFSVLNLGPATVYIAEVARYLPALAGAILLLTLGLSLVNIVIDYMMKQMNTGDPFVQTIFAVLRFGIYAVIITVAATLAIFYWIPSISPYLFYDIILASVILMFAFTITDKAFESISRSDPNATTLTSYGKFVLYTIFILIAVAIITQPFANVSGVLQRVSGARKIQLIII; this comes from the coding sequence ATGATAATAGCCCAAGCTCAAACAATATCCCAATCTCTAAGTCAATTAGGAACAGAATTTGTTAATGCCATACCCTCGATCATTTTATTTGTTATCATCGTTATAATAGAATATGTCGTAGCCCAGATAGTCGCAGGCGTGATAAGGAGGATACTACCGAGAATAATGACCGGACCGTCTTCTGCCATTAGCACTGACCTAGTTCCAGGCGTTGTGAAGGCGCTAATAATACTGTTGGCGTTAGCAGTTGCGTTTTCGGTACTTAACCTAGGACCAGCAACGGTATACATTGCTGAGGTGGCGAGATACTTACCAGCGCTTGCGGGAGCAATTCTCCTTCTAACGCTGGGACTTTCCCTGGTCAACATCGTTATCGACTATATGATGAAGCAAATGAACACAGGTGACCCGTTCGTTCAGACCATTTTCGCGGTTCTGAGGTTCGGAATATACGCCGTGATTATCACCGTCGCTGCAACCCTCGCCATATTTTACTGGATACCGAGCATTAGCCCCTACCTCTTCTACGACATTATACTAGCGTCAGTTATCCTGATGTTCGCCTTCACGATCACGGACAAGGCCTTCGAATCCATCTCCAGGTCTGATCCAAACGCTACCACGTTAACGTCATACGGGAAGTTCGTCCTCTACACTATCTTCATACTAATTGCAGTGGCGATCATAACTCAGCCCTTCGCTAACGTGTCAGGTGTGCTCCAGAGAGTGTCCGGAGCGAGAAAAATTCAGCTAATAATTATTTGA
- a CDS encoding 4-hydroxyphenylacetate 3-hydroxylase N-terminal domain-containing protein yields the protein MRSKEEFVNGLRDKRKVFYRGKLIDPTEHPIIKVAVSHASKLFEYPGRVDQEGKSKFFHVPRNSQDLMERHGLIYGLTMYCNGIFNISQAIGSDALFALLITSRRVDRERGTDYTKRVENYLTHVRDKDLTIATAQTDVKGDRSKRPKEQGDPDMYLRVKEVRSDGIVVRGAKAHTTQAAVSDEIIVIPTRAMREEEKEYAVAFAVPANTQGLRMYVRPIDELEGNSSAVLSRQDYELETLTVFDDVFVPWDRVFLFQESKFAGQLATLFATFHRFTALSYRVATANLFLGAARLASFVNGIQNEKQVRDDIVDMIMYKEVMRATALSAAMSPVIEEGVAIPNPVFTNVGKLYSNAHFHDVVRDLIDVSGGIIATMPSEEDLTGEGREEIMKYLRGAVDGKERTQVLKIAKELGSSNFTGYILTLMIHAEGSMEASKIELYRGYDFSDSEKLVKSLLNR from the coding sequence ATGAGAAGCAAGGAGGAATTCGTGAATGGGTTAAGGGATAAGAGGAAGGTTTTCTATCGTGGAAAGTTGATCGATCCCACAGAGCATCCCATTATAAAGGTAGCCGTTTCTCACGCCTCTAAGTTGTTTGAGTATCCTGGAAGAGTAGACCAGGAAGGAAAAAGCAAGTTCTTTCATGTCCCAAGGAACAGTCAAGATCTCATGGAGAGACACGGTCTGATATACGGGCTCACCATGTACTGTAACGGGATATTTAACATATCCCAGGCGATTGGTAGCGACGCCCTTTTCGCGCTACTTATTACCTCGAGGAGAGTGGACAGGGAGAGGGGAACGGACTACACGAAAAGGGTCGAGAACTATCTAACCCACGTGAGGGATAAGGACCTTACCATAGCGACGGCCCAAACGGACGTCAAGGGGGATAGGTCCAAGAGACCAAAGGAGCAGGGGGATCCCGACATGTACCTGAGGGTCAAGGAGGTGAGAAGCGACGGTATAGTGGTTAGAGGAGCAAAGGCCCACACCACACAGGCTGCCGTCTCAGATGAGATAATAGTGATCCCCACGAGGGCCATGCGCGAAGAGGAAAAGGAGTATGCCGTGGCGTTTGCCGTGCCAGCCAACACCCAAGGGCTCAGGATGTACGTGAGACCCATAGATGAACTGGAGGGAAACTCATCTGCAGTCCTCTCCAGGCAGGACTATGAGCTTGAGACCTTAACCGTTTTCGATGACGTATTTGTGCCCTGGGATAGGGTGTTCCTATTTCAGGAGAGCAAGTTCGCGGGTCAGCTCGCCACACTTTTCGCCACCTTCCATAGGTTCACAGCCCTCTCGTACAGGGTAGCAACTGCCAATCTCTTCCTAGGGGCAGCAAGGCTTGCGTCCTTCGTTAACGGAATTCAGAACGAAAAGCAGGTCAGGGACGACATAGTGGACATGATAATGTACAAGGAGGTAATGAGGGCAACAGCCCTGTCGGCTGCCATGTCTCCAGTGATCGAGGAAGGGGTGGCTATCCCGAACCCAGTCTTCACCAACGTGGGTAAGCTCTACTCCAACGCCCACTTCCACGACGTGGTCAGGGACCTCATAGATGTCTCGGGTGGGATAATCGCGACGATGCCCTCAGAGGAGGACCTGACAGGGGAGGGAAGGGAGGAGATCATGAAGTACTTGAGGGGAGCCGTGGATGGGAAAGAAAGGACTCAGGTGTTGAAGATTGCGAAGGAGCTTGGATCCAGTAACTTCACGGGGTATATTCTAACTCTCATGATTCACGCGGAGGGCTCAATGGAGGCCAGCAAGATAGAGTTATACCGAGGATATGACTTCTCGGACTCTGAGAAACTGGTGAAATCCCTTCTAAACCGTTAA
- a CDS encoding MFS transporter: MADSSNLRQSPEWYVARVDRLPTWGLSYALIWAMGFSFFITLYDVINVGFALPYVPFVVSAAQASLIASLGLWGYVVGAPIFSYIADVVGRRPTLVFTALLTALGSFGDALSVNYPMLAVFRFITGMAIGADLVLVMTYMAEMSPAAKRGQYTNLAFIGGWAGIGIGPFIAALIVTSIPSIGWRIVFVVGGILAALALAIRAYAPETVRFLAMKGKFNEADSLVGHMETTSMKRAGVNQLPEPNMKVYNVPKENPFKVLAKPKYLKRLIILFLLMFTIYFMDYPFLVLPETWVKDVLGYSGSLFSSAVFYFGLAGIGAFLGAILLRFIIDRFDRRYMTVFGVVVFTIGTAIMAIGGIARSIPTFFIGSFIAELVGVGWFNVYYLLCSENFPTSARATGYAITDGIGHAGGAIGLLTVFPLIPILGNIGAWTVPWIPAIVMAIVTVFTLPKTVKVRLEEVNEATDRV; encoded by the coding sequence ATGGCAGATAGCTCTAATTTAAGGCAGTCACCGGAATGGTACGTGGCCAGAGTGGACAGGCTCCCTACATGGGGCCTATCATATGCCCTAATATGGGCCATGGGATTTTCCTTTTTTATAACCCTATATGACGTCATTAACGTGGGTTTCGCTCTTCCCTACGTACCCTTCGTGGTAAGCGCAGCTCAGGCGTCATTAATAGCGTCGTTGGGTCTATGGGGTTATGTTGTGGGCGCTCCAATCTTTTCATACATTGCGGATGTGGTGGGAAGGAGACCCACCCTAGTCTTCACTGCCCTGTTGACGGCGTTAGGAAGTTTCGGGGATGCCCTATCCGTGAATTATCCCATGCTGGCCGTGTTCAGGTTCATTACGGGGATGGCCATAGGGGCTGACTTGGTATTGGTCATGACCTACATGGCAGAGATGTCCCCTGCCGCTAAAAGAGGTCAATACACGAACCTTGCCTTTATAGGGGGTTGGGCTGGAATAGGAATTGGTCCCTTCATCGCTGCCCTCATTGTTACCTCTATACCTTCCATAGGATGGAGGATAGTTTTCGTTGTGGGAGGGATTCTCGCTGCCCTTGCTCTAGCCATAAGGGCATATGCTCCTGAGACGGTGAGGTTCTTGGCCATGAAGGGAAAGTTCAATGAAGCTGATAGTTTAGTTGGGCACATGGAGACAACGTCCATGAAGAGAGCTGGCGTAAATCAATTACCTGAGCCCAACATGAAGGTGTACAATGTACCCAAGGAGAACCCGTTCAAGGTTCTCGCTAAGCCGAAGTATCTTAAGAGGCTCATAATCCTGTTCCTCCTGATGTTTACCATATACTTTATGGATTACCCATTCCTTGTGTTACCAGAAACATGGGTGAAGGATGTGCTGGGATATAGCGGGTCCCTGTTCTCCTCCGCTGTCTTCTATTTTGGGTTAGCCGGGATTGGGGCCTTCCTAGGAGCTATACTTCTAAGGTTCATTATTGACAGATTTGATAGGAGATACATGACAGTGTTTGGAGTTGTTGTGTTCACAATTGGTACTGCCATAATGGCAATTGGAGGAATTGCAAGAAGCATTCCGACATTCTTCATTGGATCGTTCATTGCCGAGCTCGTGGGAGTTGGATGGTTCAACGTTTATTATCTGCTATGCAGTGAGAACTTTCCAACAAGTGCAAGGGCAACTGGTTACGCCATTACAGACGGTATTGGACACGCAGGAGGAGCAATTGGATTGCTCACGGTTTTCCCGCTAATCCCGATTCTAGGTAATATAGGGGCTTGGACGGTACCGTGGATACCTGCAATAGTGATGGCGATAGTTACAGTGTTTACTCTGCCAAAGACCGTGAAGGTTAGACTAGAGGAGGTAAATGAAGCTACGGATCGGGTGTGA
- a CDS encoding SDR family oxidoreductase has protein sequence MYQLKGKIFVVTGSGRGIGREVAIGASLEGAKVVVNAKRGKEEMEETMREIRERGGETLGVLADVSTEQGCKELVDRAISAFGRVDVLVNNAGVGIYSPFIEVDDRIVEKHFQTDFKSVLYCSKLASPHISEGGEILNVASLAGILPFKGLSIYGAMKGAVISLTRYMALELAPRIRVNAVAPGLVRTKLGESLPKVWGMTEEEYAKRFTLTGRILDPADVAQLILSIIKVEGMTGQVITLDAGESLKGSVGVF, from the coding sequence ATGTACCAGTTGAAAGGAAAAATTTTCGTTGTCACGGGATCGGGAAGAGGCATAGGAAGAGAGGTAGCGATTGGGGCATCGCTGGAGGGTGCGAAGGTTGTGGTCAACGCGAAAAGGGGAAAGGAGGAAATGGAGGAGACCATGAGGGAGATAAGGGAGAGGGGTGGAGAGACGCTGGGAGTTCTTGCAGATGTGTCCACGGAACAGGGATGTAAGGAACTGGTGGATAGGGCGATCTCGGCTTTTGGAAGAGTTGACGTCCTGGTTAACAATGCGGGTGTGGGAATCTATTCTCCCTTCATCGAGGTTGACGACAGGATTGTGGAGAAGCACTTTCAGACTGACTTTAAGTCTGTGCTTTACTGCTCCAAACTCGCTTCTCCCCACATCTCAGAGGGAGGGGAAATCCTCAACGTTGCGTCCCTCGCAGGAATCCTTCCATTCAAGGGTCTCTCAATCTACGGGGCGATGAAGGGGGCAGTGATCTCCCTCACCAGGTACATGGCCCTTGAGCTTGCCCCCAGGATCAGGGTAAACGCAGTTGCGCCAGGGCTCGTGAGGACGAAGTTGGGGGAGAGCCTTCCCAAGGTGTGGGGAATGACGGAAGAGGAGTACGCTAAGAGGTTCACCTTAACTGGGAGAATCCTCGATCCGGCAGACGTAGCCCAACTGATCTTGTCCATCATTAAGGTTGAGGGAATGACCGGCCAGGTGATCACGCTAGATGCGGGGGAGTCGCTCAAGGGCTCTGTAGGAGTTTTTTGA